The Henckelia pumila isolate YLH828 chromosome 2, ASM3356847v2, whole genome shotgun sequence genome includes a window with the following:
- the LOC140883942 gene encoding protein GAST1-like yields the protein MARKHAIFLLCLISIATILAQIQASTTTLPVSGQHKQGRIQYGVSEGSLRPQECSPRCGYRCSKTAFKKPCMFFCQKCCARCLCVPPGTYGNKQMCPCYDNWKTKRGGPKCP from the exons ATGGCCAGGAAACATGCAATCTTCCTTCTGTGCCTAATCTCCATTGCAACCATTCTTGCCCAAATTCAG GCTTCTACCACCACACTGCCAGTTTCTGGTCAGCATAAACAGGGAAGAATCCAG TATGGAGTAAGCGAGGGGTCACTCAGGCCACAAG AGTGCTCGCCAAGGTGCGGATACAGATGCTCGAAGACAGCATTCAAGAAGCCATGCATGTTCTTCTGCCAGAAATGCTGCGCAAGGTGCCTGTGCGTTCCGCCGGGAACATACGGCAACAAGCAAATGTGCCCTTGCTACGACAACTGGAAAACCAAGAGGGGTGGCCCCAAATGCCCTTAA
- the LOC140885390 gene encoding zinc finger BED domain-containing protein RICESLEEPER 2-like, whose product MLQTAVVFQGVFERYEVSDADFRADFLPGGSHGNTGLPSKSDWTVVEKFVKELQYFYELTLRVSGSLFVTSNTFLDEISDVDDLLKEWTRSDDDAFVDMARRMRAKFDKYWGNIDKMNMMLYVAVMLDPRHKFNYLLYVFKNMYGSERGEMMGNLTKGALYDTFEDYKKLYVSTNTTSTSSISSSSMKMRGIASGDSNDTDSERVFVRSHRKKYQQMISEIGGMDESELDMYLHERIEKDYPKFDVLDWWKVHSPRFPILSRLARDVLAMPISTVASESVFSTGGRIIDDFRASLTPKMAQSLICFQDWLRHNPMKSSEEDYDFIQNIERDFSQSIGTESGIIGI is encoded by the exons ATGTTGCAAACTGCTGTGGTTTTTCAAGGTGTTTTTGAAAGGTACGAGGTGTCTGATGCTGACTTTCGAGCTGATTTTTTGCCAGGGGGATCTCATGGGAATACTGGTTTGCCTTCAAAATCTGATTGGACTGTTGTTGAAAAATTTGTAAAAGAGTTGCAATATTTCTATGAATTAACTCTTCGAGTTTCTGGATCTTTGTTTGTAACATCCAACACTTTTTTGGATGAGATAAGTGATGTTGATGATCTTCTGAAAGAATGGACGAGGAGTGATGATGATGCTTTCGTAGATATGGCCAGACGCATGAGGGCAAAGTTTGACAAATACTGGGGCAATATAGATAAGATGAATATGATGTTGTATGTTGCTGTTATGCTTGACCCTCgccataaatttaattatttgttatatGTTTTCAAGAACATGTATGGTTCTGAGCGTGGGGAGATGATGGGAAATTTGACAAAGGGTGCACTTTATGATACTTTTgaagattacaagaagttgtaTGTCTCCACTAACACAACATCAACATCATCAATTTCATCTTCGAGTATGAAAATGAGGGGCATTGCTTCAGGGGATTCTAATGatacagattctgaaagagtATTTGTGAGGTCTCATAGAAAGAAATATCAACAAATGATATCAGAGATTGGAGGCATGGATGAGTCGGAGTTAGATATGTATCTACATGAGCGTATTGAGAAAGATTATCCAAAGTTTGATGTTCTCGATTGGTGGAAAGTTCATAGCCCCAGGTTTCCCATTTTATCTAGATTGGCTCGCGATGTGTTGGCCATGCCTATATCTACAGTAGCTTCAGAGTCTGTCTTTAGTACAGGGGGTCGTATTATTGATGATTTCAGAGCTTCGTTGACCCCTAAAATGGCACAATCTCTGATTTGTTTCCAAGATTGGCTCCGTCACAATCCAATGAAAAGTTCAGAAGAAGATTATGATTTCattcaaaatattgaaagag ACTTTTCTCAAAGTATTGGCACCGAATCTGGAATAATTGGCATATGA